From the Comamonas odontotermitis genome, one window contains:
- a CDS encoding DUF523 domain-containing protein, whose amino-acid sequence MLTRPTTDKGLPKILVSACLLGQPVRYDGGHQLAQHPVLAHWLAQGQVVAICPEVAGGLPTPRPPAEITTGGSGASVLSGRAQVRDSAGDDVTDAFARGAGLALQLAQKHGIRVAVLKDFSPSCGSSHIYDGQFAGRKVAGEGVTSALLRDAGITVFGEHQWDAAAQALQAMDGARSKD is encoded by the coding sequence ATGCTGACCCGGCCAACCACCGATAAGGGCTTGCCCAAGATACTGGTCAGCGCCTGCCTGCTGGGCCAGCCCGTTCGTTATGACGGAGGCCACCAATTGGCGCAGCACCCGGTGTTGGCACACTGGCTGGCGCAGGGCCAGGTGGTTGCCATCTGCCCGGAGGTGGCAGGCGGCCTGCCAACACCCCGCCCGCCGGCAGAAATCACCACGGGCGGCAGCGGTGCCAGCGTGCTGTCTGGCCGCGCACAGGTGCGCGACAGCGCAGGTGACGATGTTACGGATGCTTTTGCGCGTGGCGCTGGGCTTGCGCTGCAGTTGGCGCAGAAGCACGGCATACGGGTTGCAGTGCTCAAGGATTTCAGCCCTTCCTGCGGATCCAGCCATATTTACGACGGCCAGTTTGCGGGCCGCAAGGTGGCTGGCGAGGGCGTGACCAGCGCCTTGCTGCGCGATGCGGGCATTACGGTGTTTGGCGAACACCAATGGGATGCTGCAGCGCAAGCCCTGCAGGCCATGGACGGCGCCCGCAGCAAGGATTGA